Part of the Nicotiana sylvestris chromosome 2, ASM39365v2, whole genome shotgun sequence genome, AGTAACTTTTAGACCACAGATTTAGTTAGCAAATCAAGTGCTGAAGTCAGCTCTTATAAATCCTTAAATTTCTCGAAGGTGATGATGCAACAGTCAACAATGAGTACATTGGTGGTTTCTGCATGGATAGAAAGATTGACTTGTCAAGTTACATCAAGTGGTGGGGAGGTAATAAAGCTCGTCAAACAGATTCCCATTTGAAAACGTCAGAGGAAACAAAGGTTGGTTGTCCTGAAGATATTGATAATGAGCTTAGGGCTTCAGAATTATCAATTCAGCAGACTGAACCATATGAGATGCCCCGTTTGGGTGTGTGCCAAGAAAGAAAGAATCATAAAAGCTCCGCACTGTCTGCTATGAGCATTTTGTCACAATCTGCAGCATACAAGAGTTTACAAGAGAAGGTtgctaaaaagaaagaaaaagttgAGAATGATGAGAATGAAAACAAAAGCACTATCAACAGAGTCGACCGTGGGAAGACGATTGAGAAATCATGTCCTGATAGTGGAAGCGAGAGGCTTGGAGCTGCATTTCTAAACCCCGGGGGATCATCTATTAGCAGAAACTTGCACCCACTTACTCCACTCCTGTCGGCACCACTTCTCACTAACTACAACAACGTAGATCCCTTAACAGACCCTGTTCTTTGGACATCTCTTGTTCCTATTTTTCATACAGGTTCTTCACGCACTGCTGAGGTGGGTTTATCTCTTCATTGAAGCTTACTTTATCTTGTCTTGCATATTCTATATAGAAACATggaagaaagataaaaaaaagtTAATAGAGTGGAATGTAATTTAAAATCATAGTGCTTTTTATATAAGAAATATGGAAGAAGGATAGAACTGTTAAACAATCTTGGTTGCCTAGGATGTATATATCCTAGTATCTGAAGCTCTCAAATAATGAGGTGACTAATAATCCAGCTTTGCATGCCCCCAGGGCTTAGTTCAAGCGGCAAAGGTCGAGGACTTGTGACTTAAGTCACAGGTTCAAGCCCTGTGTCATGCGGACTAAGCTTGgttttaagtggagaagggtagagagGCGAGCCCATTATCCCGTGTTTTGAAGGCCACAGTTGGTCCTAAGGGCTGACCCCGATGGATTTCTCGGTCATCAAAAAAATAATCCAGTTTTGACTTTTGCATGATACTATGTCAAATTTAAAATGTTGCTAGCTTAAATTTTGGACCGTTTTAAGTATTTtaacagtgataaaaattccaGCTAGGTGTATCCTATAATGGAACCTGCACTTAGCTAAACCTGCGCTCTAGTTTCCATGTCCAACGGCAATGTAAGTGGGAAAAAATGACTGTTGTTAAGATATACATAGAGTAGTAATATTAGTATTACTTTTGTCTTTGAAGAATGGATAGTTTTCAGTCAGTTGTACCTTGGCTTCCCCTTGATATGACTTGTCTGGACAATGGCCGTTAACAAGAGATCTTATTGAGTAGTTACTCTTGATCTTAGCTATACATCCTTTTACAAGCAGCATCAGTGGTACCTCACTTTTGAGATATACCCTTTTGTATGACTGCAATTCCCAGTTATGCTTATTTAAGTCTCCAAAAGTATCATCACAATGCAGAAAAGAATATCACAAGTTTTTACTGTTGAGTAGCATTTTTCGATGATTCCCTATAGATATATGTGCACAGATATGGCATTTTGAGATTGAAGGGACGTGTATCTCATAAACTGGGATTATTTTTCGTGCAGGTGCACAAGAGCGAAGCAACTTCAGATTATACTTTATTTCAGCAAGAAGATTAACTTCTGCCTCTACAAGTGAGATACACACAACACAACACAAAAATTTCCTGTACATGGATTTTACTCACTATGGGCTTTTTATAATATCTTATTGGAAAACCAAACAGGATTGTGGTTTTACAAGTTTTAAAATAAGTCACTGGTTCCTTATTTCCATGGTggttattatattattaaaagagTCTAGAGAGTTTTCCACAAGAATGATTAGAATTTTGTTGCGGCCCCTGTTGGTTCTAGTTTGACCATTATATTTCCTACCCACTCTCTAACAAAATAGTTTCTTTCCCCTTTGTTTCTACACTTTATATATGTATTCTCAAAATTGAAATTAATTAACTTGACTGAAATCTGAAGTTGAGTTTCCAAGTATGGTGATTGCTTGTTCATTTTTCTATATAAAATATAAGAAGCTAGCTGCTTGTAATGCCTCAAATTGAAATGCTTGGACTATAAAATGATACCAGTAAGACAGGGTAACTACTACCAAGGGGTGGGTGAGaattgagatggtcgggatctTTCTATCCTTAAACACAAGGTTTCCAGTTTGAGACCTAAGAATGAAGGATCTTTCGGTCCTATTGCTGGACTTTTGCAGTCCTTTATTTAAAAGTTGGCTACATTTTCAATATTGGTTATCTATCTGAAGCTTAAAATTCAAAACTAATCTTCAGATAGACCTGATTTTGAAAAGGCAAGGAACACAAAAGTGGCCACCTGGTGTAAATAATTTGATCTTCCCAACTTGTAAGGTTGTTACATGATAAAAATAATTTGATTCATTTTCAAGGTGATGCAAGTATATTCAACAGCTCAAATTTTGTCACTATTTATGAGAACATAAATTAGCAGAACTAACAATTTGGTAATTTTGCTAGAATAGTGCCATAAAAATTCTATACAATAATACGCATTTAATTCTGTGTTTTGAAACCTCAAATAGCTCCTTTTAATCtttctcgatttgcatgcgcagtctgtGTCTTTTTCCGGAAGACTTTACgtgaaaaattgattaaaatatgaaTTCGTGCCTCAAaaattcatttgagttgacttcggtcaatgtttcgAGCAAACGGATCCGGATTCATATTTTAACGGCCCGGATGGGTCcgtattgtgatttgggacttgagcgtatgcccgaaatcgaattcggaggtccctagctcgagttatcgtgattttttgaaaatttgaagtatAAAGGTTTAAAGAATTTATAAATTTGACCAAAGTTTGACTTTGTTGATACCTGGTCCGGATTTTGGTTCCTGAGCTTGGTATGGATTCATTAttgtatttatgacttgtctgcaaaatttggtgcaaaacggagttgatttgacgtgatttggacatCCGTTTGTTAAAATAAAAGTTCTTAAGCTTTATTGAAAATCATTCGTTTTGGTGTCTGATccgtagttctaggtattattttggtgttttgatcgtgcgagcgagttcgtataatgtttttggacttgtgtgcatatttggtttggagccccgagggctcgggtgagtttcggataggctacggatggtttgaacttagaaaattctGGTTTCTTTAGCTTCCGTTGTCATCTGGTGCTTccttcttcgtgatcgcgaagatACTTCCCCGATCGTGAAAGGTAAATTGGGACTGGGGAAGAAGtgctcttcgtgaacgcgaggagATGGTCGCGGACGCGGAGCAATGGGGGGGTctgcccttcgcgaacgcgcccATCCCTTCGTGAACACGTAAGGTTATAGACTTGTGGGGTACTGGGTTGatattcttcgcgaacgcggtcactGGGTCGCGAACACCATGGCCAGGGAGAGAGTCATCGGAACGCGAGGGAcatttcgcgaacgcgaaggccaacttGGTTGttatgcatcgcgaacgcgtcaGGTCCTTTGCGAACGCGGTGAAGACCTGACGCACAGACCTTAAATATTTCAATATACGGGATTCACCCATTTTTCACCATCTTTCCATTAGAGCTCGGCCTAGagacgattttgaagaggaaattcaTCACCATTCATAAGTTAGTAtactttaactcattttcttccatttctaacATCACTCACTAATTTCTAGCCTTAATCTTTGCTCTTCTATAGTAGAAAACTAGGGATTTAGGAAGGATTGTGGATTTTTACAAATtcgggatttagacctcaatttggggtcagattttatAATctggctcgggggtgaatgggtaaataagttttggtccgaatcttggGTTTTGGCCAAGcgagcccggggttgactttttttgACTTCTTGGGGAAAGTGTATAAATCCTAACTCTATGTATTGTAGTTGATTATCTTAGCATTATTTGACGTTATCgagtcgattttggttagataCGATTGGTTTGGAGGAGGATTCTAGAATAAAGGCTCCTAGAGCTCTGAGTTGACTGCGAAGtgaggtaagtatcgtggttaatgacttgagggattaggacttgtttaCCTATTTGCTACGTATTTAAATGTGTGGGTACAACGTATATATGAGGTGGCGAGTACTTATGCGTTAttgttgggttaaagcatgcgggtgagATTTGTTTCCTTGTAGTTTATTGCCTTATTTAAATATGATATCCATGCTTACATTAGTTTATTACTTACTTGATCGTTCTTTCCGCATTTATGAACTATTTGTGATGGTTGAGTATTTTGAAAGTTGAGGTTTGGCATCTTGGAACCATTATTGATGTAAGATTTATTCTTGCTTATTTTATCTCCCAAATTTTCATATTCATTACtacatggtaagggagagtgttaaaacacgaaggttgatgtcgtgcCGTTTATTGCTGCATTTATTGATTAATacaaagtgaggaagagagtgaAAGCATGAAGGAAGATGTCGTGCCGTATTTATCGTTTCATGgagaggttgagagtaaaagcacaaagggtgatatcgtgatattattattgtttcatgatgaggttgagagtaaaagcacgatgggtgatgtTGTGT contains:
- the LOC104232360 gene encoding AP2-like ethylene-responsive transcription factor At2g41710, with product MASPSSEPTAKPEGSSGNDVGGGETSEAMGSIGTDQLLLYRGLKKAKKERGCTAKERISKMPPCTAGKRSSIYRGVTRHRWTGRYEAHLWDKSTWNQNQNKKGKQVYLGAYDEEEAAARAYDLAALKYWGPGTLINFPVTDYTRDLEEMQNVSREDYLASLRRKSGGFSRGISKYRPLSSRWDLQFGRVPGADYFNSLQYGDDATVNNEYIGGFCMDRKIDLSSYIKWWGGNKARQTDSHLKTSEETKVGCPEDIDNELRASELSIQQTEPYEMPRLGVCQERKNHKSSALSAMSILSQSAAYKSLQEKVAKKKEKVENDENENKSTINRVDRGKTIEKSCPDSGSERLGAAFLNPGGSSISRNLHPLTPLLSAPLLTNYNNVDPLTDPVLWTSLVPIFHTGSSRTAEVHKSEATSDYTLFQQED